In Tachysurus vachellii isolate PV-2020 chromosome 3, HZAU_Pvac_v1, whole genome shotgun sequence, one genomic interval encodes:
- the LOC132842461 gene encoding alpha-tectorin-like isoform X40 encodes MRLSTDFSSRETYTMRCLIPLCVLILQVGQSRSQSTGHVTTISTTVAHNRSQSTAADLNRTQSTAGHVTTISTTVAHNRSQSTAADLNRTQSTAGHVTTISTTVAHNRSQSTAADLNRTQSTAGHVTTISTTVAHNRSQSTAADLNRTQSTAGHVTTISTTVAHNRSQSTADLNRTQSTGHVTTISTTVAHNRSQSTAADLNRTQSTAGHVTTISTTSADLNRTQSTGPFYPYGTGDIVNARIDDGSSSLIVLQQAFIYFGSSYNQVFVNNNGHLTFDQAWYSYTPYQFPVNGGRDIIAPFWTDIDNRGNGVISYHQFTSGSVLTQATQNINQYFPQLSFSATWVFVATWDRVAYYPFTNTETSFQVVLISNGHYSFILMNYGVIAPTTRNVQAGYDTVDSSYYFSIPGSFQYNYQSFTYSSNVNVPGRWAFRVDQGSRGCQFNGNFVQLGAIFWTDNTCQRKCTCTRSGLQCISQPCTFAQACRQTALQYSCQNVQRRTCTISGDPHYYTFDNQIFHFQGTCTYILSEACVNSLPYYRIEGKNEHRGSAHVSWTRLVRVFVYDEILELVKDHPYEAKVNGTFAATPFSLRNGTIQVYQSGFSIVISTAFGLVVTYDAYSYATINVPYDYQNATCGLCGNFNYQPDDFRTPSGEILSSDVGFGDSWKAVRDTDPGCQIRGCSGLACAGCTTYQSNLYSNSDHCGILGDASGPFASCHSILSPHTFLDSCVYDQCVGGGYQPILCRSIGVYATQCQQRGIQLGQWRRTGFCELPCPEHSHYEFQGTSCPATCSNPSSPLNCTLPYQESCICDAGYVLSGGTCVHQSNCGCTFNGLYYVEGQSVVLDNDCGRLCTCSNMVMTCQHHQCGPQEVCTINNGVRGCRPTSYATCWVDRLGSYHTFDEVDFRYQGACELILTRVNESSPLPNFAVTLQRVPMGPIGFSKILRFEAGGFQISLEMREGGNIQVDGRLVALPYSVGNGQILIYHSSVNSIIMETSFGVTVRSDWSHLIRITAPNTYTGALTGLCGNFNGNLEDEFYGPGGVLLNSSQEFGDSWRNGSLSAFCIDSNVQPGESSSNFTEHCNIMASRDGPFAQCHSILDPQIWIRNCRDNLGQTHGARESMCEALRAYAVLCQQSGVSVGEWRNITNCAFQCPAYSHYEEYSCPAACPSLSFPFPCTRLCQEGCQCDNGLVLSGDQCVPPTGCGCFHEGRYRQSGEQFWFGQQCQFHCVCDGTSGFVNCSSSSCQDHEICHVIDGEYGCHPRPSATCSASGDPHYTSFDGHRFDFQGTCHYTLATVCNDTLGLPYFQVIARNEAWNGLSVSITVEVYVNVSGHLVHVSHDMYGTAEIDSETRNLPAVLDSGRVSVSSSGRNTFITTDFGLSVSYDGSWVVLITVPGNYSGATCGLCGNFNGDSNDDFRLQSGRLSFSAAEFGADWKVGNETRCDGGCGDSCPSCQNPSRAQSLCGIITDNQGPLSFCHADVDPLAYYNDCVFDLCLSEHRNDVLCRSIETYVSACQSANVRIYPWRENTTCRIICPANSHYELCGSDCGHTCTSSINVTCERTCREGCFCNESFVRSGSNCVPVEQCGCSYNGFYFQIGEQFWTEHCLQHCECLGANNLHCISTPCSSTEECVIRNGRLGCYSQMSTCMVTGDPHYYTFDGNVAHFQGTCSYEISQTCGNVSDNGLQFRVVATNMHRGSTVVSFVSVVDLWLTKQQEQTQITIGKNRKIKVNGNAVNSSTYQISNLAEIYQKQNFIVVNASHELMVYFDGQFTLLVRLGPSFHGSVCGMCGNNNGDPTDDKTRPNGERAQNDIAFGNSWKSNTSGPGCGASDQPVNANDCPFREEYSALCNIITNTSGPFQHCHFRISPESYFNSCVYDLCAYPESLGQDLLCSAVEAYDAACTMLELMIPNWRSDLSCSRMDPCEDLHCTEDEWCGEKDGNYGCFCNENYLRQNPDSYDSIEICESSSGNMSLSRCQLFEAGFLANNLHLHDPNCNGTIQDGRLVFHFDNDDHICGTNLTANGTHFIYENIIQGEVGSTTGSIHRNKTLELSFSCIYKLSESLSMDREINPIQSIVHKTLPGKEGMYQIKMIPYKDSSFSHPYNGRVNIEVGEQIYIRVFVQGVDNRQLATVIDSCWATPVNQRNYSVRWDLITGKCPNPNDATVKILENGVSTTGRFSFKMFSFNEDESRVFLHCNIDLCLLRNHNCATRCFPGYHHRSGRSLGTHDSASISMGPFIRTTQKRDV; translated from the exons CAGCGGATTTAAATAGAACCCAATCAACAG GTCCCTTTTACCCATATGGAACTGGAGACATTGTAAATGCACGGATAGATGATGGAAGTTCATCACTTATTGTTCTTCAGCaagcatttatatattttggaagCTCATACAACCAAGTGTTT GTGAACAACAATGGCCATCTAACCTTTGATCAAGCTTGGTACAGTTACACTCCCTACCAATTCCCTGTGAATGGTGGACGAGACATAATTGCTCCATTTTGGACCGACATTGATAATCGTGGAAACGGTGTCATCTCATATCATCAGTTCACTTCGGGCAGTGTTCTGACTCAAGCTACTCAAAACATAAATCAGTATTTCCCCCAGCTGAGTTTCAGTGCTACTTGGGTCTTTGTCGCAACATGGGATAGAGTAGCCTACTATCCGTTTACTAATACG GAAACATCTTTCCAAGTAGTTTTGATTTCCAACGgccattattcatttattctgatGAACTATGGTGTGATTGCTCCAACAACCCGGAATGTGCAG gctGGTTATGACACAGTTGACTCCAGCTACTATTTCTCAATTCCTGGGTCATTTCAATACAACTATCAAAGTTTTACCTATAGCagcaatgtgaatgtcccaggCAGATGGGCTTTCCGTGTAGATCAAGGATCACGGGGCTGTCAGTTTAATG GTAACTTTGTGCAACTAGGTGCCATATTCTGGACAGATAACACTTGCCAGCGTAAATGCACTTGCACCCGCAGTGGTCTCCAGTGCATCTCACAGCCATGTACATTTGCTCAAGCTTGTCGACAGACTGCTTTACAGTATAGCTGCCAAAATGTACAACGCCGAACTTGTACTATTTCTGGAGATCCCCACTACTATACATTTGATAATCAAATCTTTCACTTTCAAGGAACCTGCACTTACATCttgtctgag GCCTGTGTCAACAGCTTGCCTTACTATCGCATTGAAGGAAAAAATGAGCATCGAGGCAGTGCACATGTGTCCTGGACACGCCTGGTCAGGGTATTTGTCTATGACGAGATACTGGAATTAGTAAAAGATCATCCATATGAGGCCAAG GTGAATGGAACCTTCGCAGCAACACCTTTCAGTCTTCGCAATGGCACTATTCAAGTTTATCAGTCAGGTTTTTCTATTGTAATCAGTACAGCATTTGGACTAGTTGTTACATATGATGCATATTCATATGCAACCATCAATGTGCCTTATGACTACCAAAATGCCACATGTGGCCTGTGTGGTAACTTCAACTACCAACCAGATGACTTTCGCACACCTTCAGGAGAAATCCTAAGCTCAGACGTGGGCTTTGGAGACTCCTGGAAGGCAGTGAGAGACACAGATCCTGGCTGTCAGATTAGAGGGTGCTCAGGTCTGGCATGTGCAGGTTGTACAACATATCAGAGCAACCTTTACAGTAACTCAGACCACTGTGGAATCTTGGGAGATGCTAGTGGTCCTTTTGCCAGTTGCCACTCTATTCTGTCACCACACACATTTTTAGACAGCTGTGTCTACGATCAATGTGTGGGTGGTGGATACCAACCAATTCTGTGTCGATCAATCGGTGTTTATGCTACACAGTGTCAACAGCGGGGCATACAGCTAGGTCAATGGAGAAGAACAGGATTTTGTG AATTGCCATGCCCGGAGCACAGTCACTATGAGTTCCAGGGAACAAGCTGCCCAGCAACATGCAGCAACCCTTCTTCACCTTTAAATTGCACCTTACCATATCAGGAAAGCTGTATCTGTGATGCAGGTTATGTCCTAAGTGGAGGTACATGTGTTCATCAAAGTAACTGTGGCTGCACTTTTAATGGACTTTATTATGTTGAGGGTCAATCAGTGGTATTGGACAATGACTGTGGCAGGCTATGCACCTGCAGCAACATGGTAATGACCTGCCAACATCATCAATGTGGTCCACAGGAGGTGTGTACCATCAATAATGGTGTAAGGGGCTGCAGACCTACCAGTTACGCCACCTGTTGGGTTGACCGTCTAGGCTCATATCACACCTTTGATGAAGTAGATTTCAGGTATCAAGGAGCCTGTGAACTCATCCTCACCAGAGTTAATGAATCATCACCACTACCTAACTTTGCGGTAACACTGCAGAGAGTCCCCATGGGTCCTATTGGGTTTTCTAAGATCCTGAGATTTGAGGCAGGGGGATTTCAGATATCTCTAGAAATGAGAGAAGGAGGAAATATACAG GTTGATGGACGCTTAGTTGCTCTACCCTACAGTGTTGGCAATGGTCAAATCCTTATCTATCATAGCAGTGTGAACAGTATAATTATGGAAACTTCATTTGGGGTAACTGTAAGGTCTGACTGGTCGCACCTAATTAGAATCACAGCACCCAACACCTACACTGGTGCACTTACTGGTCTGTGTGGGAATTTCAATGGAAACTTAGAGGACGAGTTTTATGGCCCTGGTGGAGTCTTATTAAATAGTTCACAGGAGTTTGGGGATAGCTGGAGAAATGGATCTCTTTCAGCCTTCTGCATAGACTCAAATGTACAACCAGGAGAGAGCAGCAGCAACTTCACTGAACACTGCAACATCATGGCTTCTCGAGATGGACCATTTGCTCAATGCCATAGCATCCTGGACCCTCAGATTTGGATAAGAAATTGCAGAGACAATTTGGGACAGACCCATGGTGCCAGAGAATCCATGTGTGAGGCTCTACGAGCCTACGCTGTACTCTGCCAGCAAAGTGGCGTCAGTGTAGGAGAATGGAGAAATATCACCAACTGTG ctttccAGTGCCCAGCCTACAGTCACTATGAGGAATATTCATGCCCTGCAGCCTGTCCTAGTCTGTCTTTTCCATTCCCTTGTACCCGGCTCTGCCAGGAGGGATGCCAGTGTGATAATGGGCTAGTGCTAAGTGGAGACCAGTGTGTCCCCCCTACGGGTTGTGGGTGCTTTCATGAAGGCCGCTACAGACAGAGTGGCGAGCAGTTCTGGTTTGGTCAGCAGTGCCAGTTCCATTGTGTCTGTGATGGGACATCAGGTTTTGTCAACTGTAGTTCATCATCTTGCCAAGATCATGAAATATGCCATGTCATTGACGGAGAATATGGCTGCCATCCTCGACCCAGTGCCAcatgctctgcttcaggggACCCCCATTACACTTCTTTCGATGGACATAGATTTGACTTCCAGGGCACATGCCACTATACACTGGCAACTGTATGTAATGATACTCTAGGACTACCATATTTTCAAGTCATTGCACGAAATGAAGCATGGAATGGACTCTCAGTGTCAATCACTGTGGAAGTTTATGTCAATGTTTCAGGACACCTGGTACATGTTTCACATGACATGTATGGCACAGCTGAG attgACAGTGAAACCAGGAATCTTCCTGCTGTTCTCGACTCTGGCCGTGTGTCAGTTTCCTCCAGTGgaagaaatacatttattacaacTGACTTTGGCCTAAGTGTGAGCTATGATGGCTCTTGGGTAGTTCTAATCACAGTTCCAGGGAATTACAGTGGAGCCACATGTGGCCTCTGTGGTAACTTCAATGGTGACAGCAATGATGATTTCCGTTTGCAATCTGGCAGGCTCAGTTTTTCTGCTGCAGAGTTTGGAGCTGACTGGAAAGTGGGGAATGAAACAAGATGTGATGGTGGATGTGGAGACTCCTGCCCATCATGCCAAAACCCCTCTAGAGCACAGTCTCTGTGTGGAATCATAACAGACAATCAGGGACCTTTGAGTTTTTGTCATGCTGATGTTGATCCACTTGCCTATTATAACGACTGTGTCTTTGATCTATGCCTGTCTGAGCACAGAAACGATGTACTGTGCCGATCCATTGAGACATATGTTAGTGCCTGCCAGTCTGCCAATGTCAGGATTTATCCCTGGAGAGAAAATACAACATGTC GCATAATCTGCCCTGCGAACAGTCACTATGAGCTGTGTGGCTCTGACTGTGGTCATACCTGTACCAGCAGCATAAATGTCACATGTGAGAGAACATGCAGAGAGGGTTGTTTCTGTAATGAAAGCTTTGTAAGGAGTGGAAGCAACTGTGTGCCTGTAGAGCAATGTGGTTGCTCGTATAACGGATTCTACTTCCAG ATTGGTGAACAGTTCTGGACTGAACATTGTTTACAACACTGTGAGTGCTTAGGAGCCAATAACTTGCACTGCATCTCCACCCCCTGCTCTTCcactgaggagtgtgtgatcAGGAATGGTAGACTTGGCTGCTACAGTCAAATGTCAACTTGCATGGTCACAGGAGATCCTCATTATTATACCTTTGATGGCAATGTGGCCCACTTTCAG GGTACTTGTTCATATGAGATTTCTCAGACATGTGGGAATGTCTCTGACAATGGTCTACAATTCAGAGTGGTGGCAACCAACATGCATCGTGGGAGCACAGTTGTGTCCTTTGTCTCTGTAGTAGATTTGTGGCTAACTAAACAACAAGAGCAAACACAAATTACAATtggaaaaaacaggaaaataaag GTTAATGGGAATGCAGTGAATTCATCTACTTATCAAATCAGTAACCTTGCAGAAATATATCAGAAGCAGAATTTTATAGTTGTGAATGCATCGCATGAGCTCATGGTCTACTTTGATGGTCAGTTTACACTATTGGTGAGATTGGGCCCAAGCTTCcatgggtctgtgtgtgggatgtgtggTAACAATAATGGAGATCCTACAGATGACAAGACCCGACCAAATGGAGAACGTGCACAGAATGATATTGCTTTTGGCAACAGCTGGAAATCAAACACAAGTGGCCCAGG ATGTGGTGCTAGTGACCAGCCTGTTAATGCTAATGACTGCCCCTTCAGAGAGGAGTACTCTGCACTCTGTAACATCATCACCAACACCAGTGGACCATTCCAACATTGCCATTTCCGTATCAGCCCTGAATCCTACTTCAATTCCTGTGTATATGACTTATGTGCTTACCCAGAGTCATTGGGACAAGACTTGCTGTGTTCAGCTGTGGAGGCTTATGATGCTGCTTGCACTATGCTGGAGCTCATGATCCCAAACTGGCGCTCTGATCTGTCTTGCT CGAGAATGGACCCCTGTGAAGATCTACACTGTACTGAGGATGAGTGGTGTGGGGAGAAAGATGGCAACTATGGTTGCTTCTGTAACGAAAATTATCTCAGACAAAATCCCGATAGTTATG ACTCTATTGAAATATGTGAGAGCAGCTCTGGCAACATGTCTCTGTCACGCTGTCAGCTGTTTGAAGCTGGTTTTCTTGCTAACAACCTCCATTTACATGACCCCAACTGCAATGGAACAATCCAAGATGGCAGACTGGTGTTTCACTTTGATAATGATGACCACATCTGTGGTACAAATCTCACG GCCAATGGTACCCATTTCATTTATGAGAACATAATCCAAGGAGAGGTGGGCTCAACAACAGGCTCTAttcacagaaacaaaacactggAACTTAGCTTCTCCTGCATCTACAAGCTTAGCGAGTCATTGAGCATGGACAGAGAGATAAATCCTATTCAGAG CATCGTGCACAAGACTCTTCCAGGTAAAGAGGGAATGTACCAGATCAAGATGATTCCCTATAAGGATTCTAGCTTCTCCCACCCTTACAATGGCAGGGTAAATATAGAGGTGGGAGAGCAAATCTACATACGCGTCTTTGTTCAAGGAGTGGACAACCGTCAGCTTGCCACAGTGATCGATTCTTGTTGGGCTACACCAGTAAATCAGAGGAACTATTCTGTTCGCTGGGACCTTATTACAGGAAA GTGTCCTAATCCAAACGATGCTACGGTGAAGATTCTAGAGAATGGAGTCTCTACAACTGGACGATTCTCCTTTaagatgttttcttttaatgaaGATGAATCTAGGGTTTTCCTTCACTGCAACATTGACCTTTGTCTTCTAAGAAATCATAACTGTGCAACG CGTTGTTTCCCTGGATACCACCACCGCTCAGGCAGGTCTTTGGGCACCCATGATAGTGCCTCCATCTCCATGGGGCCTTTTATCCGGACCACCCAAAAAAGAG ATGTGTAG